One genomic region from Nitrospinota bacterium encodes:
- the rplC gene encoding 50S ribosomal protein L3, with translation MIDGLLGKKIGMTQIFSDEGNIIPVTVIEAGICKVVQVKSKERDGYNAVQLGFQEIPEKRVKKPIKGHFDKSSIKPTRYLREIRVDSVEDIQTGQEVAVDIFNPGDYVDVAGISKGKGFAGVMKRHGFSGTSSATHGSHEYFRHPGSIGASADPSRVFKGTKLPGHMGSERVTVQNLRVIRIIKEQNVLLVKGSLPGSKGRLLFIKKSKKKKKAEKK, from the coding sequence AAGATAGGTATGACTCAGATATTTTCGGATGAGGGGAATATTATTCCTGTTACCGTAATTGAGGCAGGAATATGTAAGGTTGTTCAGGTAAAATCAAAGGAAAGAGACGGGTATAATGCTGTACAACTGGGGTTTCAGGAAATTCCTGAAAAAAGAGTTAAAAAGCCTATAAAGGGCCATTTTGATAAATCTAGTATAAAACCTACGAGGTACCTAAGAGAAATAAGGGTGGACAGTGTTGAGGATATACAAACAGGACAGGAGGTTGCGGTAGATATCTTTAATCCTGGAGATTATGTAGATGTTGCCGGTATTTCGAAAGGGAAAGGATTTGCTGGTGTAATGAAAAGACATGGGTTTTCAGGAACTTCATCTGCAACTCATGGGTCCCATGAATATTTCAGACATCCTGGTTCTATAGGTGCATCAGCTGATCCATCTCGTGTTTTTAAAGGTACGAAACTCCCTGGACATATGGGTAGTGAAAGGGTTACCGTTCAAAACTTAAGGGTTATTCGTATTATAAAAGAACAGAATGTTCTTTTAGTTAAAGGTTCCCTTCCTGGAAGTAAAGGTCGGTTGCTCTTTATAAAAAAGAGCAAGAAAAAGAAGAAAGCGGAAAAAAAGTAA